Proteins encoded by one window of Polaribacter haliotis:
- the rsmA gene encoding 16S rRNA (adenine(1518)-N(6)/adenine(1519)-N(6))-dimethyltransferase RsmA, whose protein sequence is MSVKAKKHLGQHFLTDETIAKNIADALTENGYENVLEIGPGMGVLTKYLLQKKPKITVMELDRESVAYLHDVFPIEHLNLDTSKEKFEIIEGDFLKKEIQEIFEKKQVAIIGNFPYNISTQIVFKAIENRDFVPEFAGMFQKEVAKRIAEKEGSKVYGILSVLTQAFFDVEYLFTVPPTVFDPPPKVDSGVIRFIRKKDYSLPVDEKLFFRVVKTAFNQRRKMLRSSLKSFNLSDSLKEEPIFAKRPEQLSVQDFILLTQKLAENDLRN, encoded by the coding sequence ATGTCTGTAAAAGCAAAAAAACATTTAGGTCAGCATTTCTTAACGGATGAAACAATTGCAAAAAATATTGCAGATGCGTTAACAGAAAATGGCTATGAAAATGTCTTAGAAATTGGACCTGGAATGGGAGTTTTAACGAAGTATTTACTTCAGAAAAAACCAAAAATTACGGTCATGGAATTAGACAGAGAATCTGTTGCTTATTTGCATGATGTTTTTCCGATAGAACACCTTAACTTAGATACTTCCAAAGAAAAATTCGAGATCATAGAAGGCGATTTCTTAAAAAAAGAAATACAAGAAATTTTCGAAAAAAAACAAGTCGCAATTATTGGTAATTTTCCATATAACATTTCTACACAAATTGTTTTTAAAGCGATAGAAAACAGAGATTTTGTGCCTGAATTTGCAGGCATGTTTCAAAAAGAAGTTGCTAAAAGAATTGCAGAAAAAGAAGGTTCTAAAGTATATGGAATTTTATCTGTTTTAACACAAGCTTTCTTTGATGTAGAATATCTTTTTACAGTTCCACCAACAGTTTTCGATCCTCCTCCAAAAGTAGATTCTGGTGTAATTCGTTTTATTAGAAAAAAGGATTATTCACTTCCTGTAGACGAAAAATTATTTTTTAGAGTTGTAAAAACGGCATTTAATCAACGTAGAAAAATGTTGCGTTCGAGTTTAAAATCTTTCAATCTTTCGGATTCTTTAAAAGAAGAGCCTATATTTGCGAAACGTCCAGAACAATTATCGGTTCAAGACTTTATTTTATTGACGCAAAAACTAGCAGAAAATGACCTTAGAAATTAA
- a CDS encoding DUF4286 family protein, which translates to MYIYNVTINIDESVHEEWLTWMETHILDVLNTGRFLSAKLTQVLVDEEMGGKTYSVQYTANTREDLDDYYQFDADKLQKDGLKFADKMVAFRTELKVINEFFPTVASN; encoded by the coding sequence ATGTATATATACAACGTAACAATAAATATAGATGAAAGTGTACACGAAGAATGGCTAACTTGGATGGAAACACACATTTTAGATGTTTTAAATACTGGTAGATTCTTATCAGCAAAACTTACCCAAGTTTTGGTAGACGAAGAAATGGGTGGAAAAACCTATTCTGTACAATATACAGCAAATACAAGAGAAGATTTAGACGATTACTATCAATTTGATGCAGATAAATTGCAAAAAGATGGTTTAAAATTTGCAGATAAAATGGTCGCTTTTAGAACAGAGCTAAAAGTAATTAATGAGTTTTTTCCAACTGTTGCAAGTAATTAA